The nucleotide window CATCGAATGAAATAGGTGTTTTCAACAAATGATTTTACAATAAGGTATAGACAATTTAAAGGAGAGATATTATGACATCTATACTAAAAGTAGAAAATATGGAAAAGTATTTTGGAAATAAAGGAAATGTCACAAAAGCCATTGATGATTTATCGTTTGAAGTGAAAAAAGGTGATTTCGTTGGCATTATGGGTCCCTCTGGAAGTGGAAAGACGACGTTGCTCAACTGTGTTTCAACCATTGATAAGGTAACGACTGGAAGTATTACGATAAATGGACAAGAAGTTACATCATTTAAACGAAATCAACTTGAGAAGTTTCGCCGCGATGAGTTAGGATTTATTTTTCAAGATTTTAATCTGTTGGACACACTTTAACAGCGTTTGAAAATATTGCCCTTACCTTAACCATTCAAGGAACTAATCCTGCTACGATCGACTCTAGGGTCCAAGAGATTGCAGAAAAACTTGAAATTACGCCCGTATTAAATAAGTTTCCCTATGAGATGTCTGGCGGACAAAAGCAGCGAGTTGCTTCTGCACGAGCCATTGCAACCAACCCCTCTCTGGTATTAGCGGATGAGCCAACAGGTGCACTAGATTCGAAATCCTCTCGTTTATTACTTGAATCATTTGAAAAGCTGAATCACGAATTAGAGACCACTATTTTAATGGTAACACATGATTCATTTACAGCGAGCTATGCTAATCGAATCCTTTTCATCAAAGATGGACAAATTTTCAATGAATTGGTAAAAGGGAATGAATCAAGAAGAGAATTTTTCAAGCGCATTATGGAAGTGGTTACCTTGCTTGGAGGTGATGCAGATGATGTATTTTAAATTATCATTTCGAAATGTCAAACGTAGTTTTAAAGACTACGCGATTTATTTTTTGACCATTACTTTCGCGATTAGTCTTTTTTATAGCTTTAATTCATTGCCCGCTCAGCAAGCAATGATGGATCTTTCTAGTAGTCAACAAGAAATGATTACGGACTCTTTGAAAGCACAGCGATTCTTTGGACCAGCGTCGGGTTAGGAACAGTTGGTACCTTTCTTTTCTACTTTTCACTATCAGGCTTTTTATTGAATATGTTAAGAAGAAATAAGAAAGTCTACTATAAGGATATAAATATGTTCGTATTACGACAACTCAACAGTAAGGTGAATTCTACTTTTGTGTCGATGACGATAATTTGTTTGATGCTTTTTTTCACAATAGGCGTCTTGTCCACAGGGTTTAGTATTAAAAATACCATGGAAAAGGATTTAGAATTAATTACACCTTATGATGCTAGTTTTATTTTTTATGGAAATGAAGAATATCCAAATGGCTGGGACGGTGTGTTTGACCAATTTAACCTGAAGAAGTATGGAGAGTATGTCATTTTTGATGAATATGACACAGGAGCAACCGTAGAATCTTATCTTAAAGATTTCACAGATGGGGAATCAAAACAACTGTTTTCACAGCACTATAGTCCGCATTTAACCGTTATTAGTCGATCGGACTATGAAGGAATTTTACAATTGCAACAGAAAAAGCCTATCAACTTGAGTCAGGATGAAGTCTTGCTTATTACAAACCGTGCCGAATATGAACCGCTGATTCAGCGATTTACTGATCAAGAGGAAAGAATGGTTATTGGGGATCAAGAATATTCGCTTGCTCCAAAAGGGTATCAATTTCTTTCTATTCGAACAAATAATTTTGCATCACATACGATGATCGCCGTTCTACCAGACGATGCAATTAAGGATAAACCTGTATTGGAAACGATTATGAACATCCAGTATCAGGGCGACAGCGAAAAAGCGGATGAAGAAATTTACCAGTTATTAAAAACAAATAATAGTGCAGAAAATCTTGACTATTATTTGTTTGGGCTAACCAGCAAACGTGCCTATGAAGAAGCAACCGGCACCTCGACGATAGGAATCTATATTAGTGTCTATCTAGGAATAATATTTCTAATTTCAAGTGCTGCTATTTTAGCATTACAACAGCTTTCAGAAGCGAGTGAAAATATAAAACGATACGAAATGTTAAAGAAAATTGGTGTAACACAACGTGGTATAAATAAATCGATTTTCAGGCAAGTATTCATTTATTTCATGATGCCACTTTCATTGGCCGTTATTCATTCAATCTTTGGTATAAAAGTAGTGAATGATACCCTTTTGCTAATCGGTGCAGATAATGTATTCATTCCATCACTGCTAACAGCTGGGGTCATAGTGATTATTTATGGAGGATATTTTCTTGCTACGTATACAGGATATAAATCGTTTGTAAAATAAAAAGGCTCCTAGTTAGTCTTTTTATTAGGCTCCTAGCGTGAAATTTGTTTCTCTGCCCATAGAAATAACTGGCAGAAAGGTCTTTCGTTTTATTTCTGATTTTTATTTAGAAATCTACAATTTTTCGGTAAGAAAAGAACTCGAAATTATACATGTCATGGGTTTTATTCCTATTCTAAAAGCCATAATCTTTCCGATAATATCCTTTATTTTGAAGGGGTTTGTTTATGTTAGGTAAAGTGTGGTAGAGGCATTTTTTAAGGCTCTTTTCGTATTCAATGTGGCTATTTCATCTGATTTTAGATTAAATCGCTCATTTCACTGTTGATTTCCATTAAAAATAGACGAAATGATGCCCGAAACAAAGCGACATCACCGTTTATAGACTGGTGCGAAAAGCCACAAACTTTGCGAAAACAACCTTTTTTAAAGGCTCTTTTCGTATACATTGTGGCTATTTCATCTGATTTTTGACTAAATCCTCCTTTTCACTGTTGATCTCTATCAAAAACAGACGAAATGATGCCCGAAACAAAGCTATATCATAGATAATAAACTGATACGAAAAGCCACAATCTTTGCGAAAACAGCCTTTTTAAAAAGAAATTGCGTGTTATATGAAATTTTGAAATAATTAGTAAATGGGTTTCCCATAAATTTTTGTTTTTTTGATTTTATGAGGGAACTGGTTGTGAATTACAGGTTTGACTTAATGACGCAAAAACAAGCCGAAATAATCGCGTATCATTGGCATTATGAAGGAGAATATTCTTTTTATGATATGGAGGCAGATCCAGAAGATTTAGCAGTATTTTTAAATGCTAAAACAAGAGGGGAGTCTATGTATGCTGTTTCAATGGGAAATGAAATAATTGGATTTTTTAGTGTTCAAAACGCTACGAAGGATACCTATGAAATCGGCTTAGGAATGAGACCGGATTTGACAGGAAGTGGAAAGGGTTTAGCTTTTTTGAAAGCAGGAATTGATTTTGTTCAAGCTACATTTACCCCCAAAAAAATAATCCTTTCAGTTGCAACATTTAATCAACGAGCGATAAAAGTGTATAGAAAGTTAGGATTTAAAGATACGGAAACATTTATGCAACATACGAATGGGAGTACATTTGAATTTTTGAAGATGACTTATGAAGGAGAATGAGAAATGAGCTATCCGATTAGGGTAAGAGCAGGCGCGGTAATTATTGAAAATAGTCAAATTCTTTTGGTTGAGTTTAACGACGAGAATGGACTGCATTATAATTTGCCCTCAGGTGGAGTAGAACGTAGTGAAACGGTGGTAGATGCAGCGATTAGGGAAGTGAAGGAAGAAGCTGGAATTGATGTTTCAGTAGGTTCATTGGCGTTTGCCTATGAATATGCACCGCATAGAAATGAGAATAAATACGGGGAGGTTCACTCGGTTAGTTTCTTTTTTGAGTGTAAGAGAATAAAGGGATCCGCGCCTAAAATGTCAGAAACGCCGGATCTACATCAGATTGGGGTCAAGTGGATAGCGATTGAGGAATTATCAAACATTATTCTATATCCAAACATAAAAAAGCAGATTCTTCAGTTTACAAGAGAGAGCAAGACCCTTGAATGGTTGGAGGAGGAAAGGTTGGATTCTACTATTTCGACATAGTCTTTCTTGTTTAATAATTAATCGCAATATTACTAGATACAATAGCCATCTAAAATTAAAAAAGGACTAAGATATCGTTCATATCCTGGTCCGATTGTACATCTTATTCTTCAATCGTTTTCAATAATTTTTCAATATTTTGTTCCATATCGGTAGGATCAGTAGTGGCTTCAAATCAGCTGACGACTTCTCGCGTCACTCACATGCGTTTTTTGGGATCATGGGAAATTGACCACATAATTTAACAAATAATTAGCTTGAATATGTTCATTGGAAGCAGGTTCTTGATGATCAAATTGATTACAAGGAAAGCCTAAAATAACAAAACCTCTGTCTTTGTAGCGAATATATAAATGTTGCAGACCTTATACTGATAGATGAATCCACATCTGCCTGCTTTGTTTCCAATTAGGACGATCTTTCCTCCATTTGATTAGTGATTCAATCTCTTTTTGTATACATTATTGCTATTCCATCAAATTTTAGATTGGACCCTCCATTTTACAGTTGATATCCATTGGAAATTGAAGATAAGATTCTCCGGAATAAAGCTATGTCACATTTTAGAGTCTTGTATGGAAAGTAACAAACTTTGTGAAAACAGCCCTCTTCCATAATTTTTTGTCCTTTGTTCGTTATTTAGTTTCCTCCTATAATGAAAAAATGATATTTTAAATGTGCTAGTAGAGGAGTAGGAAGCTACTTTTTATTTTCGTGTGTTTCTAGCGTGATACATACGCCTTTCATATACTGCAAAAGGAAAAATGGATTAGATGAAGTGAATATGAAGGATACGACCAAGAGGAACTACGATTAATTAGAGTTCTATTTGTATAGATGGTTGCTCTTCCATTTGATTTTAGATAGAATCCTTCATTTTCTGTTTATTTCCATTATAAATAGACCGAAACAAAACTATATCATCGTTATTGGACTGAATTGAAAAAGCAATAAACTTTACCAAAACATTTTTATGATAAATGGGCTCAAAAGTCTACTGCTTTTCATAGAATAATTCAATTCTTTCTGATGTATGGTAAGGTGATAGGAGAGCGTTGAAAACATAGTAAAGGGTGTTAAGATGTCCAAAATAGAATCACCAAAAATACCAGTCCATCAAAAAGAAGCTAACTTCCAAGATATTTATGAAGATGAAGATCCTTACTTAGCAAATTGCCTTATTTCGAACACAACCATCGATTTTGCGGAAGTAGAAAAATTAGTATTATCGAAAGTTACCTTTAAAAAGGTGAAACTAGTCAATGGTTTTTTTAACCGAATTGACATGACCGATGTGGTATTTGAAGATTGCGATTTGTCGAATACTAACTTCTCGGAGGGAATGATTCATCGTGTACAATTTAAAAATTGTAAGATTGTCGGAATGAATGTATCTGAGGCTACGCTGGGAAATGTGTTGTTTGATCAATGCATTGGGAATATGACTGACTTTGTTGAGGCTAAGTGTAAGCATGTGTTATTTGATCAAACCTCGTTACAGCAAGCAAATTTTTATGGGTGTTATATGAAAAAGGTTCGTTTTGTTTCGAGTGATTTAGATGGGGTGAATTTCACTGAAGTTTCACTGAATGGGATTGATCTTAGTACTTGTCGGTTTGACATACTGCATGTTGATCGAGAGAGTTTAGACGGTTGTCTAGTTTCACGTGAGCAAGCAATAGGCTTCGCTTCCTTGTTGGGTTTACAAGTGAGGTCATGACAACTTTGGAGCTTACAATGGGTATGAACTCTGTTTGGATGAAATAAAGCAGGAGGAATAAGCTTGGAATTTTCTAGGCTTATTTTTGCTTTCAACAAAGCTAGTGTTGCGTCTACGATCGTTTTAGATGATCTCATTGGAACTTGTTGTTACTTTATTTTGACTATGTTAAAAACTAGAGTAGCAATTATTAAAAGTTGTATCTTACATGGTTTCAGTTTCTAGATCTTCGTTCGATAGACAGTAATTGAAGTAAGAATAAACAATGCTTTTCCTATCCAATGTACACGAAACTTAGGAGATTGCTATTCTTTGCGAGAAAAATATGAAGCATTATAAAACTCCTATTTCAGTTGCTTAATTGAACAGGTCACAAAAAACTATTCAGCAAATGGGCTAGTTTGTCGAATTAGGGGTTGTGTAAATATTGAACATTTGAAATAATTTGTTTTAAGTTAAACGGCAGGGTAACGAAAGGTTGGGAAATTAATCATGTTGGTTTTCGTCTAATTCTTAAAGGGGCGTAATAATCAAATACAGCTGCTATTTAATAGGCTCTTTTCGTATACATTGTTGCTCTTGACACAAAGAAAAAACAGGCAGTAGTTTTTTTTCGATTGATTTCTTCTTTTTTATCTAGAAATGAAGAATTTTTCATTAGGAAAAGAGCACGAAATCATACAAGTCAAGGGATTCCTTTTTATTCGAAAAGCCATAATCTTTGTGAAAACAGCCATTTAATATGAGAACGAACACTAAAATTAATACGGCAACCATTAGGGGGAGAATATATTGGCTATGCACATTAGAGAAGCCACCAAGAATGATTATGATGTAATTCATCAAATACAAAAACAAGTGCACGAAATTCATACAACGGAAAGACCAGACCATTATAAGATGGCTGATATCACGTTAGACAAGGAGTATTTCAACAATTTAATAGATGGAGAAAATACAAAGATATTCTTATTAGAAGAAGACCAAACAATCGCTTATACAATAATTACAATAAAAAACTCAAAGGAAAGGCCGATTCTAACTCCAAAGAAGGTTGTTTTTATGGACGATTTTGGTGTCGATATTAAGTACAGAGGAAAAGGGTGGGGAAAAATATTCTTTGGGAAAATATTGGAGTTCGCAAAGAGCATAGAAGCAGATTCATTAGAATTAGGCGTGTGGGAGTTTAACGAAAATGCTATAAAATTTTATGAAACAATGAATTTAAAGACAAAAATGAGGCGGATGGAAATAGATTTATAAAACTCTCCTTATTCAAATGAAGGGGGCACATTTGTAAAAAGATAGGCTTCCATTTTTATGAAAATAATAATTGAGTTAATTGCAATATTTCGAAATAATTGAAAATAAATTGTGGCGCAGTATTACTGATGATGGACTGTATCTTATTGGGGGGATTGTTTTATGTTTGTAGTAAATGTAGAAGGTGCTATTCACCACGATGGTAAATGGCTTTTAATTCTGAG belongs to Bacillus sp. 2205SS5-2 and includes:
- a CDS encoding ABC transporter permease, producing MFVLRQLNSKVNSTFVSMTIICLMLFFTIGVLSTGFSIKNTMEKDLELITPYDASFIFYGNEEYPNGWDGVFDQFNLKKYGEYVIFDEYDTGATVESYLKDFTDGESKQLFSQHYSPHLTVISRSDYEGILQLQQKKPINLSQDEVLLITNRAEYEPLIQRFTDQEERMVIGDQEYSLAPKGYQFLSIRTNNFASHTMIAVLPDDAIKDKPVLETIMNIQYQGDSEKADEEIYQLLKTNNSAENLDYYLFGLTSKRAYEEATGTSTIGIYISVYLGIIFLISSAAILALQQLSEASENIKRYEMLKKIGVTQRGINKSIFRQVFIYFMMPLSLAVIHSIFGIKVVNDTLLLIGADNVFIPSLLTAGVIVIIYGGYFLATYTGYKSFVK
- a CDS encoding GNAT family N-acetyltransferase — encoded protein: MNYRFDLMTQKQAEIIAYHWHYEGEYSFYDMEADPEDLAVFLNAKTRGESMYAVSMGNEIIGFFSVQNATKDTYEIGLGMRPDLTGSGKGLAFLKAGIDFVQATFTPKKIILSVATFNQRAIKVYRKLGFKDTETFMQHTNGSTFEFLKMTYEGE
- a CDS encoding NUDIX domain-containing protein, whose product is MSYPIRVRAGAVIIENSQILLVEFNDENGLHYNLPSGGVERSETVVDAAIREVKEEAGIDVSVGSLAFAYEYAPHRNENKYGEVHSVSFFFECKRIKGSAPKMSETPDLHQIGVKWIAIEELSNIILYPNIKKQILQFTRESKTLEWLEEERLDSTIST
- a CDS encoding pentapeptide repeat-containing protein; translation: MSKIESPKIPVHQKEANFQDIYEDEDPYLANCLISNTTIDFAEVEKLVLSKVTFKKVKLVNGFFNRIDMTDVVFEDCDLSNTNFSEGMIHRVQFKNCKIVGMNVSEATLGNVLFDQCIGNMTDFVEAKCKHVLFDQTSLQQANFYGCYMKKVRFVSSDLDGVNFTEVSLNGIDLSTCRFDILHVDRESLDGCLVSREQAIGFASLLGLQVRS
- a CDS encoding GNAT family N-acetyltransferase, which gives rise to MHIREATKNDYDVIHQIQKQVHEIHTTERPDHYKMADITLDKEYFNNLIDGENTKIFLLEEDQTIAYTIITIKNSKERPILTPKKVVFMDDFGVDIKYRGKGWGKIFFGKILEFAKSIEADSLELGVWEFNENAIKFYETMNLKTKMRRMEIDL